Part of the Dermatophilus congolensis genome is shown below.
GTTTTCTGTCCGAGCACCATGCCACCGGCGAGTCCACCGATGCCGGTCGCGGCTGCAGCGACGGCGACTGCCGGGCGGTAGGCCTCGGGGATGAGTTCCCACAAAGCGGCGATCTGCATTTCGTCGGAGGAGTCGTCCTGAGCGTTGGACCCCGATTCGGGGCGGGCGCCCTCTGCCGCCTTCTCACGGTCCAGCGTGGCAGAGCGGATTCCTACGACTCCGGCAGCCGCGGCGATGAGACTGGCTCGGACGAGGCGTCGCGTGACACGGCTGTCCGTGTAGTCCGGGAGGGCGCTCCACGCCACCCCGACGAGCACTGATACGGCCATGACGACCGGATCACTCGACATTGACGAGGAACGGTGCAGATCAGTCATGCCACCACCCTGGCAGAAGCGACGTGACGAAACCATGACGACCACACGCATGACACGGCGACGCCACCAAACAACTAGTCCGACTATCTGAATAGACAGACTTACTACATAGGCGTACTGTCTAGTTATGGCCGAACAACCCTGGCCGAGCGACTGGCTCCGCGGCCTGCTATCCCTGGCAGTGCGACGGGTCCTCCTCGACGGCCCCACCTACGGATATGCCATCTCCACCGCCCTGACCGACGCCGGATTCGGCGACATCAAAGGCGGCACGCTCTACCCCCTGCTCACCCGCCTCGAAACCTCCGGTGACGTAGTCAGCGAATGGCACGAAGGCGACGGCGGACCCGGCCGCAAATATTTCCGCCTCACCCCCGACGGCGAGGCCCGATTCCATGACGAGGCAACACGCTGGGCCGAGTTCGCCCGACACACCACAGACTTCATCAGCAAGGAGAGGACATGACCACCCTGAGCGCCAACCAGAAGTGGATCGACGATTTCGTCATCGAGCTTCGACTCCGCGGAGTCGGCGGCGCCGCCATCGGCGATGCGGCCGCAGCTGCCGAATCTCACGCCACCGAGGCCGGTGAGTCCCTTCCCGACGCTTTCGGCGATCCCCGCACCTATGCGCGCAACCTGGAGTTCAGCCCCGACGCGATGGCGACGACCCTCGTACGGGACTGGGCGGCGGTACTCGCCCCGGTCGCCTGTGGCCTCATAGCACTGTGGCTCGGCCCCACGACGGCTAAGGCGGCGCGCGTTGGCAGCGAGGTTCCAGTGACGTGGGGAAACCTGACCGAAGCAGTTGTTCTCACCCTGGGCGTCGTCCTCCTAGCCAAGGCGTTGCGGGCCGTCGTGGATCACCTCGTCATCGCAGCGCTGATGATGGGCGGCATCGTGGCCG
Proteins encoded:
- a CDS encoding PadR family transcriptional regulator, which codes for MAEQPWPSDWLRGLLSLAVRRVLLDGPTYGYAISTALTDAGFGDIKGGTLYPLLTRLETSGDVVSEWHEGDGGPGRKYFRLTPDGEARFHDEATRWAEFARHTTDFISKERT